One window of the Tachypleus tridentatus isolate NWPU-2018 chromosome 10, ASM421037v1, whole genome shotgun sequence genome contains the following:
- the LOC143229341 gene encoding uncharacterized protein LOC143229341 has product MVSSDVSAYLSVIKWGNEGHYLKEFTQKFCLPQVAKIIKGQYHNIGLPTLACPSLNQLVYIASGGKKMQVEAQCIKFKDNHGVVTLGPKLAIPDSYDGWFEILSEDGRAVRCLESVAELTRVFPKTCLVRESVKAFLSKTEGPDTISDKARTIAEGETLVLINELLMPLNRGKGTGRFLCCFTSRGETIYLGLEQKGKFSPIAGGENISGVHSIKNLLSKRLPLMVRLVYGKPPSGVKSNFNPVMRLCSLFEEDCVLALPLLKDFNVITIPVKLPLKLQAPRNVGNLIKLPEYSRLHKKCNKMIQETSNIIQVIDSTIKKEYRIEKQLHRPYFHNNKFSKHIRSIPLIKRRFSDPMCEKTTKTLVPWERDVSVPGKNMGAKEYEIKYSDNHQYYEEYYDEIDQIYDYVRGVAPLPNKIKADLKTKDYASLEIPTTLKFSKSTVHPNHSQQSSPQTETIDLPLEKEKPDPPPIETIPIRKLSVSTESPQTTAQKITVSIVNKASTKMRDNSLASKDTYPEEHIYEKVGKRNGEGKIINTPIYHTRAPLRSFSAGKIYIANGNHSTYNNKIFIKSPSQQKYFQKNRLFKSTKTSPSKDNVMPLQRTARAKTCRNSKSLTTSPLFHIRYKSLTNLVADFNNTLESSNSGGQTSSGSAESKEKDFTHRSRKLPRPKSMTNLFWDVRNLESCNKYNLIHNEMSSKIENRKFIFARESSIPKLIHTTQHKRIGTLYL; this is encoded by the coding sequence ATGGTCAGTAGTGACGTGAGTGCATATCTCTCTGTGATAAAGTGGGGAAATGAAGGGCATTACCTCAAGGAATTCACTCAGAAGTTTTGTCTTCCTCAAGTTGCTAAGATTATTAAAGGCCAGTACCACAATATCGGACTGCCAACCTTAGCTTGCCCCTCTTTGAACCAGTTAGTATACATTGCTTCAGGTGGAAAGAAAATGCAAGTGGAAGCCCAGTGTATAAAGTTTAAAGACAACCATGGTGTTGTAACACTGGGTCCTAAACTAGCCATCCCCGATAGCTACGATGGTTGGTTTGAGATTCTTTCAGAGGATGGCCGTGCTGTGCGGTGTCTTGAGAGCGTCGCTGAACTTACTCGAGTATTTCCAAAAACTTGCCTCGTGAGAGAAAGTGTGAAAGCATTCCTCAGCAAGACTGAAGGTCCTGATACCATTTCTGACAAGGCACGAACAATCGCGGAAGGTGAAACTCTAGTTTTGATTAACGAATTACTTATGCCCTTGAACAGAGGAAAGGGAACTGGCCGTTTTCTCTGTTGTTTTACTTCTCGAGGAGAAACAATTTATTTAGGGCTTGAACAAAAAGGAAAGTTTAGTCCTATTGCTGGCGGAGAAAATATTTCTGGAGTACACAGTATTAAAAATTTACTATCAAAACGGCTCCCACTTATGGTCAGACTTGTGTATGGCAAACCGCCATCTGGagtgaaatcaaattttaatcCTGTGATGAGGTTGTGTTCCTTATTTGAAGAAGACTGCGTCTTGGCTTTACCTTTACTGAAAGATTTTAACGTTATCACGATCCCTGTCAAACTTCCGCTGAAGCTTCAAGCTCCACGTAATGTAGGGAATCTCATCAAGCTACCAGAATACTCAAGATTGCAcaagaaatgtaacaaaatgatACAGGAAACATCTAATATAATTCAGGTCATAGATTCTACCATAAAAAAGGAATATAGAATTGAAAAGCAACTGCACCGtccttattttcataataataaattttcaaaacatattagAAGCATCCCTTTAATTAAAAGACGATTTTCAGATCCAATGTGTGAGAAGACTACAAAAACACTTGTCCCTTGGGAGCGAGATGTGTCGGTGCCAGGAAAAAACATGGGTGCTAAGGAGTACGAAATAAAGTATTCTGATAATCACCAATATTATGAGGAATATTACGATGAAATTGACCAGATTTACGACTATGTTAGGGGAGTTGCTCCCCTTCCAAACAAAATAAAGGCTGATTTGAAGACCAAAGATTATGCTTCCTTAGAAATACCAACTACTCTAAAATTCTCAAAATCTACAGTACATCCTAATCACTCGCAACAGTCTTCTCCGCAAACAGAAACCATTGATTTACCATTGGAGAAAGAAAAACCCGATCCTCCTCCAATCGAAACAATCCCTATCAGGAAATTATCAGTCAGCACTGAGTCACCTCAGACCACCGCGCAGAAAATCACAGTCAGTATTGTAAACAAGGCATCTACAAAAATGAGGGACAATTCATTGGCTAGCAAAGATACTTATCCTGAAGAACATATATATGAAAAAGTAGGGAAAAGAAACGGTGAAGGAAAGATTATTAACACACCAATTTACCATACAAGAGCACCACTACGGTCATTCAGCGCTGGAAAAATATACATAGCCAATGGAAATCACTCAacttacaataacaaaatattcattaaaagcCCTTCTCAACAGAAATACTTCCAGAAAAATAGATTATTCAAAAGTACCAAAACATCACCTTCCAAAGACAATGTTATGCCTCTTCAGAGGACAGCTCGTGCTAAAACCTGTCGCAACAGTAAATCCCTGACTACTTCACCTTTGTTTCATATTCGTTACAAGTCATTAACTAACTTAGTTGCGGATTTCAATAACACTCTCGAATCCAGCAATTCAGGAGGACAGACTTCATCAGGGTCTGCAGAATCCAAGGAAAAGGATTTCACACATAGAAGCAGAAAGCTTCCGAGACCAAAATCAATGACAAACTTGTTTTGGGATGTTCGTAATTTGGAGAGTTGCAACAAATACAACTTAATCCATAATGAAATGAGCAGTAAGATCGAAAATCGAAAATTTATTTTTGCACGTGAATCGAGTATCCCAAAGCTCATACATACAACACAACATAAACGCATTGGGACGTTGTATCTTTAG